In the genome of Amphiura filiformis chromosome 4, Afil_fr2py, whole genome shotgun sequence, one region contains:
- the LOC140150400 gene encoding uncharacterized protein, producing MPRKFQRLNNSINSNRRSSRNKNTDQPNKGSVTLPYAKGVTETIQRLFKSHHITTHIKPQNSHKLDKSGAVYGLQCADCDSTYVGESARPLRNRLKEHERPSSPVGEHAMRAKHRIDWDNIRVLDRESDWYRMGVREAIHIKRRDCNLNRDQGRHILPLSYDNIISSCDPRNTSGHVTTTE from the coding sequence ATGCCTCGGAAGTTCCAACGTTTAAACAACAGCATTAACAGCAACAGGCGCAGCAGTCGTAACAAGAACACTGATCAACCCAACAAAGGCAGCGTGACTCTCCCGTACGCGAAGGGAGTGACTGAAACCATACAACGTCTGTTCAAATCTCATCACATAACAACTCATATTAAGCCACAGAACTCACACAAATTGGATAAATCAGGTGCGGTATACGGCCTCCAATGTGCTGACTGTGATTCCACCTATGTTGGTGAGAGTGCCCGCCCTCTACGAAATAGACTCAAGGAACATGAAAGACCTAGCTCTCCGGTTGGAGAGCACGCTATGAGGGCTAAGCACCGCATTGATTGGGACAATATCCGCGTGTTGGACCGCGAAAGTGACTGGTACCGTATGGGAGTGCGCGAagccattcacatcaagagacgaGACTGCAACCTGAACAGGGACCAGGGCAGGCACATCCTCCCTCTCAGCTATGACAACATCATCAGTTCATGTGATCCGAGAAACACCAGCGGTCACGTGACGACCACGGAATAA